The following proteins are co-located in the Salvelinus fontinalis isolate EN_2023a chromosome 41, ASM2944872v1, whole genome shotgun sequence genome:
- the LOC129840358 gene encoding FERM and PDZ domain-containing protein 4-like isoform X3, which produces MERCDDELGVFTIIHHKTKSSGWPPPSGSWGSLPGPPYGWDMCSSRDGRDYFSNHVSQSSSLEEVHRLDGVQLVPPDPRLVEMRRDPVLGFGFVAGSEKPVVVRSVTPGGPSEGKLIPGDEIIMINDEAVSSAPRERVIDLVRNCKESIMLTVVQPYPSPKSAFISAAKKAKLKSNPVKVRFAEEVIINGQVPNTVKDNSLLFMQNVLKVYLENGQTKSFRFDCSTSIKDVIMTLQEKLSIKCIEHFSLMLEQRTEGSGSKLLLLHEQEKLTQVTQRPGSDKMKCFFRISFVPKDPVDLLRRDAVAFEYLYVQSCNDVVLERFGSELKYDAALRLAALQMYVLTMTTRQTQKVSLKYIQKEWGLALFIPPAVMTSMKEKNIKKALTHILKTNQNLVPPGKKLTALQAKVHYLKYLSDLRLYGGRVFKSILLQGEKQTEVTLLVGPRYGISHVINTKTNLMALLADFSHVNRIEILTEDDINVRVELHVMDVRPITLIMESSDAMNLACLTAGYYRLLVDSRRSIFNMAHCNSIAEEMDQDNLLEWPYSTSLGNCENPNAAGQDERYSNDMDFSNNGGRENNISPYVPEPQHHTLTLQQNERPSEGRRSPQPPPLPPARNKPHDSPRSSKVSFIFGDPPFNTVNPKNLGYERLMDESPEVPENRPIAYLHNINNTGDFRTQVPVPFQFADGSSHVVYSNIGEELVEEPLLRDLCYADTTDDAEDEDDASCEEDSTGGGGGEDGGRGGGGGTTAASKATFLTLSGSSDDIIDLTSLPPPEGGDDDDDDTDGVLHSLNLAIAAPPPGFRDSSDEESPEGRPLATADNDDMPVSLIDAVPTGSHGEGSGGERRLEDAMVTTLQALEALTVSEERPHPPRPQRPQPNSNPGVHMSRAFSPESSSDSGNETNSSEMTETMEQAAAHKLIHENHRRLLIATSEGYQPLTEEKTDFPVSPRVATQKKAHSPSHHRDGGPQLSTTLPKQTLHPDGIELDPETTDSLTNLSSGFSKRPNSVVVGGKRLKKLADTNGKFNTFSTRDGHRGSQLDVERTSFCERLQRRPPLPLPENSISIMAENLAVNSLPSSHHRLPCPPPPHPEQTEPEEELGEAARGDTGAMGGQEEEYLGGAAGPFPSSPTKKPRDPPGGQGDAPGEQLQQVRQGVARLCEYHLAKRISSLQSEAHISLQGSQCSSLDAGCSTGSSACGTPTDSPLCAPDGNHHPLSESSTSLRVFTYEDKAPHGTLGQIPGGRDFHPQADPTLLRKMLPNIHPPGSDTSREGSLRSAKMKETTARTEQLGTSLGAEAGDHPSAFTKQARACATAPPPPPPPPPPPPLPANMSTHNSTVPKQESTVTYRQNHIQSVTASLHHQCEPNMNSLQRGRDSSMNSLHLGREPSTNSLHLSREPSTNSLQRGRELRRSTSNVTAGSGSVEVLFDKGRTKCQQQQGQVDPKLQRRPTRKRLSKSYSQGSVASTCWSAGGRDSRRASVMFPLQKDTKHMKGSQKLDSGSPWRCHGPFSYCFFKRKSQAEEDEVEGDERDERGERSRRCRGGEMEEAASIYGPATDAAGDQLYSEVLTNMSFSDRLSRINTLKDRMYIFPVGFSDVHRDASELIALVRSSVGRGDRSGQVPQITADLSQYKQLLSIESKELGRACRRMAQAHGSPEEMLLAITCSFQVLCCLSEACMCLVRGLGASAAQQQREVVAKVDELVMNYICLLRAAEVASIGAPSDHSVNALVRHSSTMSAIANALTRSLKTLLSK; this is translated from the exons CCACAAGACCAAATCATCGGGCTGGCCTCCCCCCTCTGGATCCTGGGGCTCCCTGCCGGGACCCCCCTATGGCTGGGACATGTGCTCTTCCAGGGACGGCCGAGACTACTTCAGCAA CCACGTGTCCCAGAGCAGCTCCCTGGAGGAGGTGCACCGTCTGGATGGGGTGCAGCTGGTGCCCCCTGACCCCCGGCTAGTGGAGATGAGACGGGACCCCGTCCTGGGGTTCGGCTTCGTGGCTGGGAGCGAGAAACCGGTGGTGGTCCGCTCCGTCACGCCTG gagGTCCCTCGGAGGGAAAGCTGATCCCAGGAGATGAGATCATCATGATCAACGATGAGGCAGTCAGCTCAGCGCCCAGGGAACGAGTCATCGACCTCGTCAg AAACTGTAAGGAGTCCATTATGTTGACTGTTGTCCAGCCGTACCCT TCGCCCAAATCAGCGTTCATCAGTGCAGCCAAAAAAGCCAAGCTCAAGTCCAATCCGGTCAAAGTGCGCTTCGCAGAAGAGGTCATCATTAACGGTCAGGTTCCG AACACAGTGAAGGAcaactctctcctcttcatgcagAACGTTCTGAAGGTGTACCTGGAGAACGGGCAGACCAAGTCGTTCCGGTTCGACTGCAGCACATCCATCAAG GATGTTATCATGACCCTACAAGAGAAGCTGTCCATCAAGTGCATTGAGCACTTCTCCCTGATGCTGGAACAGCGGACGGAGGGATCGGGCAGCAAGCTCCTACTGTTGCATGAACAGGAGAAGCTAACTCAG GTGACACAGAGGCCGGGGTCTGATAAGATGAAATGTTTCTTCAGAATCAGCTTTGTCCCCAAGGACCCTGTGGATCTGCTCAGACGGGATGCCGTGGCATTTGAATACCTCTACGTTCAG AGCTGTAACGATGTGGTTCTGGAGCGCTTTGGCTCGGAGCTGAAGTACGACGCCGCGCTCCGATTGGCCGCTCTGCAGATGTACGTCCTCACTATGACGACCAGGCAGACGCAGAAGGTCTCGCTCAAATATATCCA GAAGGAGTGGGGTCTGGCCCTTTTCATCCCACCAGCAGTGATGACCAGCATGAAGGAGAAGAACATCAAGAAAGCACTGACGCACATCCTCAAAACCAATCAGAACCTAGTGCCTCCAGGAAAAAAG TTGACTGCGTTGCAGGCAAAGGTGCACTACTTGAAGTATCTCAGTGACCTGAGGTTGTATGGAGGGAGAGTGTTCAAATCCATACTTTTG CAAGGGGAGAAGCAGACAGAGGTGACCTTGCTAGTGGGGCCCAGGTACGGCATCAGTCACGTGATCAACACCAAGACCAACCTGATGGCCCTGCTGGCAGACTTCAGCCACGTGAACCGCATCGAGATCCTCACAGAGGATGATATCAACGTCCGCGTGGAGCTACACGTCATGGATGTCAGG CCCATCACGTTGATAATGGAGTCTAGTGATGCCATGAACCTGGCGTGTCTGACAGCAGGGTACTATCGACTCCTAGTGGACTCTAGGAGATCTATCTTCAACATGGCCCACTGCAACAGCATTGCTGAAGAAATGG ATCAGGACAATCTTCTGGAGTGGCCGTACAGCACTTCGTTAGGCAACTGTGAGAACCCCAATGCTGCCGGCCAGGACGAGCGTTACAGCAATGACATGGACTTCTCTaacaatggagggagagagaacaacatCTCTCCCTACGTCCCCGAGCCCCAACACCATACCCTAACCCTGCAGCAGAACGAGAGGCCATCGGAGGGGCGGAGGAGTCCCCAGCCCCCACCTCTCCCCCCCGCCAGAAACAAACCCCATGACTCCCCCCGGAGCTCCAAGGTCTCCTTCATCTTCGGAGACCCCCCTTTCAACACTGTGAACCCCAAGAACTTAGGCTACGAGCGCCTGATGGATGAGAGTCCCGAGGTGCCCGAGAACAGGCCCATAGCCTACTtgcacaacatcaacaacacaggGGACTTCAGGACCCAGGTGCCTGTGCCCTTCCAGTTCGCCGACGGCAGTTCGCATGTGGTCTACAGCAACATCGGTGAGGAGCTGGTGGAGGAACCGTTGCTAAGGGACCTTTGTTATGCAGACACCACGGATGACGCCGAGGATGAGGACGACGCCAGCTGTGAGGAAGACTCTaccggagggggagggggggaggatgGCGGCAGAGGTGGAGGGGGCGGCACGACGGCGGCAAGCAAAGCCACGTTCCTCACCCTCTCGGGCTCCAGCGATGACATCATCGACCTGACCTCACTTCCTCCCCCCGAGGGGGGCGATGACGACGATGATGATACTGAcggcgtcctccattcgctaaaTCTCGCCATTGCCGCCCCGCCCCCGGGGTTCAGAGACAGTTCTGATGAGGAGAGCCCCGAGGGTCGCCCTTTGGCCACTGCCGACAACGATGACATGCCCGTGTCGCTGATCGACGCTGTCCCCACGGGGTCGCATGGCGAGGGGAGCGGCGGGGAAAGGAGGCTGGAGGATGCCATGGTGACAACCCTGCAGGCACTGGAAGCCCTGACCGTGTCCGAGGAGAGGCCACACCCACCACGCCCACAGCGACCACAGCCCAACAGTAACCCAG GTGTGCATATGTCTCGAGCTTTCAGTCCTGAGTCTTCCTCTGACTCAGGCAACGAGACCAACTCCTCAGAGATGACCGAGACCATGGAGCAGGCCGCCGCCCACAAACTCATCCACGAGAACCACAGGCGCCTCCTTATCGCCACCTCCGAGGGCTACCAGCCTCTGACGGAGGAAAAGACAGACTTCCCTGTCTCGCCCAGAGTGGCCACCCAAAAGAAAGCCCACAGCCCCTCCCACCATCGAGACGGCGGGCCGCAGTTGTCCACCACGCTCCCTAAACAGACCCTCCATCCAGATGGCATAGAGCTGGATCCAGAAACCACTGATTCTCTGACTAACCTCTCTTCCGGCTTCAGCAAGCGACCCAACTCCGTGGTTGTTGGAGGGAAAAGGCTAAAAAAGTTGGCCGACACCAACGGGAAGTTCAACACGTTCAGTACCAGAGACGGCCACAGGGGGAGCCAGCTGGATGTGGAGCGTACCTCGTTCTGCGAGAGGTTGCAGAGAAGGCCGCCTCTTCCTCTACCAGAGAATTCCATCTCCATCATGGCGGAGAACCTGGCGGTGAACAGCCTGCCGAGCAGTCACCACAGGCTGCCgtgcccccctcccccacaccctGAGCAGACAGAGCCTGAGGAGGAACTTGGGGAGGCTGCAAGGGGGGACACTGGGGCGATGGGAGGCCAGGAGGAAGAGTACCTGGGGGGAGCGGCAggtcccttcccctcctcccctaccaAGAAGCCCCGGGACCCCCCCGGTGGACAGGGAGATGCCCCAGGGGAGCAGCTGCAGCAAGTGAGGCAAGGGGTTGCCCGGCTGTGTGAGTACCACCTAGCCAAACGGATCTCGTCCCTTCAGAGCGAGGCCCACATCTCCCTGCAGGGCTCCCAGTGCTCATCACTGGACGCGGGCTGCAGCACGGGGAGCAGCGCCTGTGGCACCCCAACGGATTCGCCCCTCTGTGCCCCTGACGGCAACCACCATCCACTCTCCGAATCTTCCACGTCCCTCAGGGTTTTCACCTACGAGGACAAGGCTCCCCACGGCACCCTGGGACAGATCCCTGGGGGCAGGGACTTCCACCCCCAAGCAGACCCCACACTCCTGCGGAAGATGCTGCCCAACATACACCCTCCTGGGTCAGACACCAGCAGAGAGGGTTCCCTCCGGTCGGCCAAGATGAAAGAAACCACAG CTCGCACAGAGCAGCTGGGGACGTCACTGGGAGCGGAAGCAGGAGATCACCCATCCGCTTTCACTAAGCAGGCCAGAGCCTGTGCCAcagctccacctcctcctcctccaccacctccaccacctcccctaCCAGCCAACATGAGCACCCACAACTCCACTGTGCCAAAGCAGGAGTCCACCGTCACATACAGACAAAACCACATCCAGTCAGTCACAGCCAGCCTCCACCACCAGTGCGAGCCCAATATGAACAGCCTCCAGCGGGGCAGGGACTCCAGTATGAACAGCCTCCACCTGGGCAGGGAGCCCAGCACCAACAGCCTCCACCTGAGCAGGGAGCCCAGCACCAACAGCCTGCAGCGGGGCAGGGAGCTCAGGCGGAGCACCAGTAATGTAACTGCGGGCTCCGGGAGTGTGGAGGTGCTCTTTGACAAAGGCAGAACCAAGTGCCAGCAGCAGCAAGGACAAGTTGACCCCAAACTACAAAGGAGACCGACAAGGAAGAGGCTGTCGAAGAGCTACTCACAGGGCTCGGTAGCGTCCACCTGCTGGTCGGCTGGGGGCAGAGACAGCCGGAGGGCCTCAGTGATGTTCCCCCTGCAGAAGGACACCAAGCACATGAAGGGCTCGCAGAAGCTGGACTCGGGCAGCCCCTGGAGGTGCCACGGGCCCTTCAGCTACTGCTTCTTCAAGAGGAAGAGCCAAGCGGAGGAGGATGAGGTAGAGGGGGACGAGAGGGACGAGAGGGGCGAGAGGTCGAGGCGCTGCCGTGGCGGGGAAATGGAGGAAGCAGCGTCTATCTACGGCCCGGCCACGGACGCAGCAGGCGACCAGCTCTACAGCGAGGTCCTGACCAACATGAGCTTCAGCGACCGGCTGTCGCGCATCAACACACTCAAAGACCGCATGTACATCTTCCCCGTTGGCTTCTCGGACGTACACCGCGACGCCAGCGAGCTCATCGCCCTAGTGCGCTCAAGCGTAGGCAGGGGGGACCGCAGCGGCCAGGTGCCACAGATCACAGCAGACCTGTCCCAATACAAGCAGCTACTATCCATCGAGTCTAAAGAGCTGGGGAGAGCATGTCGCAGGATGGCCCAGGCCCACGGCAGCCCAGAGGAGATGCTGCTGGCCATCACCTGCAGTTTCCAGGtgctgtgctgtctgtctgaggcCTGCATGTGCCTGGTGAGGGGCTTGGGGGCATCAGCCGCCCAACAGCAGAGGGAGGTGGTGGCCAAGGTGGACGAGCTGGTCATGAACTACATCTGCCTGCTGCGCGCAGCCGAGGTGGCGTCCATCGGAGCGCCCAGCGACCACAGCGTCAATGCCCTGGTCCGCCATTCCAGCACCATGTCAGCCATCGCCAACGCACTCACCCGCTCCCTCAAAACGCTGCTTAGCAAGTAG
- the LOC129840358 gene encoding FERM and PDZ domain-containing protein 4-like isoform X1, whose translation MERCDDELGVFTIIHHKTKSSGWPPPSGSWGSLPGPPYGWDMCSSRDGRDYFSNHVSQSSSLEEVHRLDGVQLVPPDPRLVEMRRDPVLGFGFVAGSEKPVVVRSVTPGGPSEGKLIPGDEIIMINDEAVSSAPRERVIDLVRNCKESIMLTVVQPYPSPKSAFISAAKKAKLKSNPVKVRFAEEVIINGQVPNTVKDNSLLFMQNVLKVYLENGQTKSFRFDCSTSIKDVIMTLQEKLSIKCIEHFSLMLEQRTEGSGSKLLLLHEQEKLTQVTQRPGSDKMKCFFRISFVPKDPVDLLRRDAVAFEYLYVQSCNDVVLERFGSELKYDAALRLAALQMYVLTMTTRQTQKVSLKYIQKEWGLALFIPPAVMTSMKEKNIKKALTHILKTNQNLVPPGKKLTALQAKVHYLKYLSDLRLYGGRVFKSILLQGEKQTEVTLLVGPRYGISHVINTKTNLMALLADFSHVNRIEILTEDDINVRVELHVMDVRPITLIMESSDAMNLACLTAGYYRLLVDSRRSIFNMAHCNSIAEEMDQDNLLEWPYSTSLGNCENPNAAGQDERYSNDMDFSNNGGRENNISPYVPEPQHHTLTLQQNERPSEGRRSPQPPPLPPARNKPHDSPRSSKVSFIFGDPPFNTVNPKNLGYERLMDESPEVPENRPIAYLHNINNTGDFRTQVPVPFQFADGSSHVVYSNIGEELVEEPLLRDLCYADTTDDAEDEDDASCEEDSTGGGGGEDGGRGGGGGTTAASKATFLTLSGSSDDIIDLTSLPPPEGGDDDDDDTDGVLHSLNLAIAAPPPGFRDSSDEESPEGRPLATADNDDMPVSLIDAVPTGSHGEGSGGERRLEDAMVTTLQALEALTVSEERPHPPRPQRPQPNSNPGVHMSRAFSPESSSDSGNETNSSEMTETMEQAAAHKLIHENHRRLLIATSEGYQPLTEEKTDFPVSPRVATQKKAHSPSHHRDGGPQLSTTLPKQTLHPDGIELDPETTDSLTNLSSGFSKRPNSVVVGGKRLKKLADTNGKFNTFSTRDGHRGSQLDVERTSFCERLQRRPPLPLPENSISIMAENLAVNSLPSSHHRLPCPPPPHPEQTEPEEELGEAARGDTGAMGGQEEEYLGGAAGPFPSSPTKKPRDPPGGQGDAPGEQLQQVRQGVARLCEYHLAKRISSLQSEAHISLQGSQCSSLDAGCSTGSSACGTPTDSPLCAPDGNHHPLSESSTSLRVFTYEDKAPHGTLGQIPGGRDFHPQADPTLLRKMLPNIHPPGSDTSREGSLRSAKMKETTGSTARRSNLQNDLHAKTACVRGANPKEGNESYRQLINYLTVSQMHQGGRLHSAGLGGGVRKDTRRYITSNPQLIEMVRSKGNTIHRYPCMPSSSSSPFLSPSLVNPNAATSRGDKGSRPYHSATLPTKLKSNPDLHAQKPADSLEVRPSGTERRSSFSGLESELERGAIDPEVERFLSLRDSIHGGGGGNVHRPPSRARSVMSQSGASICGPEDWLRSDCRTKHAVQQALNDSLCFSTAPSVARTEQLGTSLGAEAGDHPSAFTKQARACATAPPPPPPPPPPPPLPANMSTHNSTVPKQESTVTYRQNHIQSVTASLHHQCEPNMNSLQRGRDSSMNSLHLGREPSTNSLHLSREPSTNSLQRGRELRRSTSNVTAGSGSVEVLFDKGRTKCQQQQGQVDPKLQRRPTRKRLSKSYSQGSVASTCWSAGGRDSRRASVMFPLQKDTKHMKGSQKLDSGSPWRCHGPFSYCFFKRKSQAEEDEVEGDERDERGERSRRCRGGEMEEAASIYGPATDAAGDQLYSEVLTNMSFSDRLSRINTLKDRMYIFPVGFSDVHRDASELIALVRSSVGRGDRSGQVPQITADLSQYKQLLSIESKELGRACRRMAQAHGSPEEMLLAITCSFQVLCCLSEACMCLVRGLGASAAQQQREVVAKVDELVMNYICLLRAAEVASIGAPSDHSVNALVRHSSTMSAIANALTRSLKTLLSK comes from the exons CCACAAGACCAAATCATCGGGCTGGCCTCCCCCCTCTGGATCCTGGGGCTCCCTGCCGGGACCCCCCTATGGCTGGGACATGTGCTCTTCCAGGGACGGCCGAGACTACTTCAGCAA CCACGTGTCCCAGAGCAGCTCCCTGGAGGAGGTGCACCGTCTGGATGGGGTGCAGCTGGTGCCCCCTGACCCCCGGCTAGTGGAGATGAGACGGGACCCCGTCCTGGGGTTCGGCTTCGTGGCTGGGAGCGAGAAACCGGTGGTGGTCCGCTCCGTCACGCCTG gagGTCCCTCGGAGGGAAAGCTGATCCCAGGAGATGAGATCATCATGATCAACGATGAGGCAGTCAGCTCAGCGCCCAGGGAACGAGTCATCGACCTCGTCAg AAACTGTAAGGAGTCCATTATGTTGACTGTTGTCCAGCCGTACCCT TCGCCCAAATCAGCGTTCATCAGTGCAGCCAAAAAAGCCAAGCTCAAGTCCAATCCGGTCAAAGTGCGCTTCGCAGAAGAGGTCATCATTAACGGTCAGGTTCCG AACACAGTGAAGGAcaactctctcctcttcatgcagAACGTTCTGAAGGTGTACCTGGAGAACGGGCAGACCAAGTCGTTCCGGTTCGACTGCAGCACATCCATCAAG GATGTTATCATGACCCTACAAGAGAAGCTGTCCATCAAGTGCATTGAGCACTTCTCCCTGATGCTGGAACAGCGGACGGAGGGATCGGGCAGCAAGCTCCTACTGTTGCATGAACAGGAGAAGCTAACTCAG GTGACACAGAGGCCGGGGTCTGATAAGATGAAATGTTTCTTCAGAATCAGCTTTGTCCCCAAGGACCCTGTGGATCTGCTCAGACGGGATGCCGTGGCATTTGAATACCTCTACGTTCAG AGCTGTAACGATGTGGTTCTGGAGCGCTTTGGCTCGGAGCTGAAGTACGACGCCGCGCTCCGATTGGCCGCTCTGCAGATGTACGTCCTCACTATGACGACCAGGCAGACGCAGAAGGTCTCGCTCAAATATATCCA GAAGGAGTGGGGTCTGGCCCTTTTCATCCCACCAGCAGTGATGACCAGCATGAAGGAGAAGAACATCAAGAAAGCACTGACGCACATCCTCAAAACCAATCAGAACCTAGTGCCTCCAGGAAAAAAG TTGACTGCGTTGCAGGCAAAGGTGCACTACTTGAAGTATCTCAGTGACCTGAGGTTGTATGGAGGGAGAGTGTTCAAATCCATACTTTTG CAAGGGGAGAAGCAGACAGAGGTGACCTTGCTAGTGGGGCCCAGGTACGGCATCAGTCACGTGATCAACACCAAGACCAACCTGATGGCCCTGCTGGCAGACTTCAGCCACGTGAACCGCATCGAGATCCTCACAGAGGATGATATCAACGTCCGCGTGGAGCTACACGTCATGGATGTCAGG CCCATCACGTTGATAATGGAGTCTAGTGATGCCATGAACCTGGCGTGTCTGACAGCAGGGTACTATCGACTCCTAGTGGACTCTAGGAGATCTATCTTCAACATGGCCCACTGCAACAGCATTGCTGAAGAAATGG ATCAGGACAATCTTCTGGAGTGGCCGTACAGCACTTCGTTAGGCAACTGTGAGAACCCCAATGCTGCCGGCCAGGACGAGCGTTACAGCAATGACATGGACTTCTCTaacaatggagggagagagaacaacatCTCTCCCTACGTCCCCGAGCCCCAACACCATACCCTAACCCTGCAGCAGAACGAGAGGCCATCGGAGGGGCGGAGGAGTCCCCAGCCCCCACCTCTCCCCCCCGCCAGAAACAAACCCCATGACTCCCCCCGGAGCTCCAAGGTCTCCTTCATCTTCGGAGACCCCCCTTTCAACACTGTGAACCCCAAGAACTTAGGCTACGAGCGCCTGATGGATGAGAGTCCCGAGGTGCCCGAGAACAGGCCCATAGCCTACTtgcacaacatcaacaacacaggGGACTTCAGGACCCAGGTGCCTGTGCCCTTCCAGTTCGCCGACGGCAGTTCGCATGTGGTCTACAGCAACATCGGTGAGGAGCTGGTGGAGGAACCGTTGCTAAGGGACCTTTGTTATGCAGACACCACGGATGACGCCGAGGATGAGGACGACGCCAGCTGTGAGGAAGACTCTaccggagggggagggggggaggatgGCGGCAGAGGTGGAGGGGGCGGCACGACGGCGGCAAGCAAAGCCACGTTCCTCACCCTCTCGGGCTCCAGCGATGACATCATCGACCTGACCTCACTTCCTCCCCCCGAGGGGGGCGATGACGACGATGATGATACTGAcggcgtcctccattcgctaaaTCTCGCCATTGCCGCCCCGCCCCCGGGGTTCAGAGACAGTTCTGATGAGGAGAGCCCCGAGGGTCGCCCTTTGGCCACTGCCGACAACGATGACATGCCCGTGTCGCTGATCGACGCTGTCCCCACGGGGTCGCATGGCGAGGGGAGCGGCGGGGAAAGGAGGCTGGAGGATGCCATGGTGACAACCCTGCAGGCACTGGAAGCCCTGACCGTGTCCGAGGAGAGGCCACACCCACCACGCCCACAGCGACCACAGCCCAACAGTAACCCAG GTGTGCATATGTCTCGAGCTTTCAGTCCTGAGTCTTCCTCTGACTCAGGCAACGAGACCAACTCCTCAGAGATGACCGAGACCATGGAGCAGGCCGCCGCCCACAAACTCATCCACGAGAACCACAGGCGCCTCCTTATCGCCACCTCCGAGGGCTACCAGCCTCTGACGGAGGAAAAGACAGACTTCCCTGTCTCGCCCAGAGTGGCCACCCAAAAGAAAGCCCACAGCCCCTCCCACCATCGAGACGGCGGGCCGCAGTTGTCCACCACGCTCCCTAAACAGACCCTCCATCCAGATGGCATAGAGCTGGATCCAGAAACCACTGATTCTCTGACTAACCTCTCTTCCGGCTTCAGCAAGCGACCCAACTCCGTGGTTGTTGGAGGGAAAAGGCTAAAAAAGTTGGCCGACACCAACGGGAAGTTCAACACGTTCAGTACCAGAGACGGCCACAGGGGGAGCCAGCTGGATGTGGAGCGTACCTCGTTCTGCGAGAGGTTGCAGAGAAGGCCGCCTCTTCCTCTACCAGAGAATTCCATCTCCATCATGGCGGAGAACCTGGCGGTGAACAGCCTGCCGAGCAGTCACCACAGGCTGCCgtgcccccctcccccacaccctGAGCAGACAGAGCCTGAGGAGGAACTTGGGGAGGCTGCAAGGGGGGACACTGGGGCGATGGGAGGCCAGGAGGAAGAGTACCTGGGGGGAGCGGCAggtcccttcccctcctcccctaccaAGAAGCCCCGGGACCCCCCCGGTGGACAGGGAGATGCCCCAGGGGAGCAGCTGCAGCAAGTGAGGCAAGGGGTTGCCCGGCTGTGTGAGTACCACCTAGCCAAACGGATCTCGTCCCTTCAGAGCGAGGCCCACATCTCCCTGCAGGGCTCCCAGTGCTCATCACTGGACGCGGGCTGCAGCACGGGGAGCAGCGCCTGTGGCACCCCAACGGATTCGCCCCTCTGTGCCCCTGACGGCAACCACCATCCACTCTCCGAATCTTCCACGTCCCTCAGGGTTTTCACCTACGAGGACAAGGCTCCCCACGGCACCCTGGGACAGATCCCTGGGGGCAGGGACTTCCACCCCCAAGCAGACCCCACACTCCTGCGGAAGATGCTGCCCAACATACACCCTCCTGGGTCAGACACCAGCAGAGAGGGTTCCCTCCGGTCGGCCAAGATGAAAGAAACCACAGGTAGTACAGCTAGAAGGAGTAACCTTCAAAATGATCTGCATGCCAAGACAGCCTGTGTAAGGGGTGCTAACCCCAAGGAAGGGAATGAGTCCTATAGGCAGCTCATTAACTACCTGACAGTGAGCCAGATGCACCAGGGAGGCAGGTTGCACAGTGCAGGCTTGGGAGGGGGAGTCAGGAAGGACACTAGGAGATATATTACCAGTAATCCCCAACTGATAGAGATGGTTAGGAGTAAAGGGAACACCATTCACCGCTATCCCTGCatgccctcctcatcctcctcacccTTCCTCAGCCCGAGTCTAGTGAACCCCAATGCAGCCACCTCACGGGGTGACAAAGGCTCCCGACCGTATCACTCCGCCACGCTGCCCACTAAATTGAAGAGCAATCCTGACTTGCATGCTCAGAAACCCGCTGACAGTCTTGAAGTAAGGCCCAGTGGCACAGAGAGGAGGAGCTCCTTTTCGGGCCTTGAGAGTGAGTTAGAGAGGGGCGCCATCGACCCTGAGGTCGAGCGGTTCCTGTCCCTGAGGGACAGCATCCATGGAGGGGGTGGGGGCAATGTCCACAGGCCCCCCTCCAGAGCACGGAGTGTGATGTCCCAAAGCGGTGCCAGCATCTGTGGCCCAGAGGACTGGCTCAGGTCTGACTGCAGGACAAAGCATGCCGTCCAACAGGCTCTTAAcgattctctctgtttctctactgCCCCTAGTGTAGCTCGCACAGAGCAGCTGGGGACGTCACTGGGAGCGGAAGCAGGAGATCACCCATCCGCTTTCACTAAGCAGGCCAGAGCCTGTGCCAcagctccacctcctcctcctccaccacctccaccacctcccctaCCAGCCAACATGAGCACCCACAACTCCACTGTGCCAAAGCAGGAGTCCACCGTCACATACAGACAAAACCACATCCAGTCAGTCACAGCCAGCCTCCACCACCAGTGCGAGCCCAATATGAACAGCCTCCAGCGGGGCAGGGACTCCAGTATGAACAGCCTCCACCTGGGCAGGGAGCCCAGCACCAACAGCCTCCACCTGAGCAGGGAGCCCAGCACCAACAGCCTGCAGCGGGGCAGGGAGCTCAGGCGGAGCACCAGTAATGTAACTGCGGGCTCCGGGAGTGTGGAGGTGCTCTTTGACAAAGGCAGAACCAAGTGCCAGCAGCAGCAAGGACAAGTTGACCCCAAACTACAAAGGAGACCGACAAGGAAGAGGCTGTCGAAGAGCTACTCACAGGGCTCGGTAGCGTCCACCTGCTGGTCGGCTGGGGGCAGAGACAGCCGGAGGGCCTCAGTGATGTTCCCCCTGCAGAAGGACACCAAGCACATGAAGGGCTCGCAGAAGCTGGACTCGGGCAGCCCCTGGAGGTGCCACGGGCCCTTCAGCTACTGCTTCTTCAAGAGGAAGAGCCAAGCGGAGGAGGATGAGGTAGAGGGGGACGAGAGGGACGAGAGGGGCGAGAGGTCGAGGCGCTGCCGTGGCGGGGAAATGGAGGAAGCAGCGTCTATCTACGGCCCGGCCACGGACGCAGCAGGCGACCAGCTCTACAGCGAGGTCCTGACCAACATGAGCTTCAGCGACCGGCTGTCGCGCATCAACACACTCAAAGACCGCATGTACATCTTCCCCGTTGGCTTCTCGGACGTACACCGCGACGCCAGCGAGCTCATCGCCCTAGTGCGCTCAAGCGTAGGCAGGGGGGACCGCAGCGGCCAGGTGCCACAGATCACAGCAGACCTGTCCCAATACAAGCAGCTACTATCCATCGAGTCTAAAGAGCTGGGGAGAGCATGTCGCAGGATGGCCCAGGCCCACGGCAGCCCAGAGGAGATGCTGCTGGCCATCACCTGCAGTTTCCAGGtgctgtgctgtctgtctgaggcCTGCATGTGCCTGGTGAGGGGCTTGGGGGCATCAGCCGCCCAACAGCAGAGGGAGGTGGTGGCCAAGGTGGACGAGCTGGTCATGAACTACATCTGCCTGCTGCGCGCAGCCGAGGTGGCGTCCATCGGAGCGCCCAGCGACCACAGCGTCAATGCCCTGGTCCGCCATTCCAGCACCATGTCAGCCATCGCCAACGCACTCACCCGCTCCCTCAAAACGCTGCTTAGCAAGTAG